A single Lactuca sativa cultivar Salinas chromosome 8, Lsat_Salinas_v11, whole genome shotgun sequence DNA region contains:
- the LOC128127758 gene encoding receptor-like protein EIX1, translating to MGSWRGLGFHLIFVCVFLFAATYSCLGVGNVSVICSEQERVALLKFKQSVEDPFGMLSSWVGNECCMWERIQCDGVTGNVQRLHLKGDDYCLLVGKKVSSSLAELRHLKYLDLSQNYFQRSRIPEFIGSLKHLSYLNLSYAGFEGIIPPHIGNLSNLKVLDLSSNYYENFLKADDMAWAFSLSSLELLYLSAVDLSGAQNWDMMLHMIPSLKELSLSHCRLSNVNLGPFLNSSRILPNIKHLDLGYNSFKGPLPGLLQNMTSLTFLSLSGFNHSLAWNFPKLLSMIPSLSELHLSGCGLDKTHLSSPHLNYSTLSNIQHLDLSNNPLGGIFPSVLTNMSSLEVLDLSYNMLNSSLPTMPKLLELHLSGNKFKQIEDVGIWRQCHLKQLRVTNNVFRMEMTDPPTNASECSIYALELLKLSGSLKGRIPETLGGLANLRDLDLSYNKLTGSIPESVTGLRFLQVLYLYENQLTGPIPEFLGNLTQLALSSNQLNGSIPESLGKLASLTDLDLGSNLLDGTIPVSIGQLAKLRTLSISNNSLEGAVTEAHFANLSVLKLLDASSNSKLTFNVSRGWIPPFQLRYLYLSSCNIGNGFPQWLRHQRKLKRLELSNATLSGPLPTWLRKMPIINFLDLSHNKLSGSLKNLPNAKNDDVYGFFVLLLLEYNLFSGSIPRSLCRRTDLEVLDLSRNMLSGKIPNCMGNLQGLVIMSISSNQLSGAIPSSIALFSSLFWLNLNKNNFTGEVPPELGNLQGLEVLDLGDNKLYGNIPNWIGEKLTSLVVLSLHKNNFTGRIPPSLCKNSNLQILDLAYNNLTGTIPRCVGNLNGMVVSHRMNESYFDLDDDKNVIQVMKGVDLEYTTTWDIVFNMDLSSNKLVGEIPVELTALSLLVGLNLSNNHLRGGIPESIGKMKKLETLDFSKNKLSGSIPPSMAALTFLSHLNLSHNNLSGQIPTGNQLQTLIDDPSIYAGNKHLCGPPLQNTCSNHQDPTTTTSKKKHKAADEKMEVWLFYVDIMSGFGTGFWGVIGVLMFKKQWRHKLFMFAEETMDKIYVAVVVRVAKFKRGRE from the coding sequence AAAGGTGAGCTCTTCTTTGGCAGAGTTGAGGCATCTCAAATACCTCGACTTGAGTCAGAATTATTTCCAAAGAAGTCGGATCCCTGAGTTTATTGGATCCTTGAAACACCTGAGTTACCTGAATCTCTCTTATGCTGGTTTTGAAGGTATCATTCCTCCTCACATTGGAAATCTTTCTAATTTAAAGGTTCTTGATCTCAGTTCAAACTATTATGAAAACTTTCTGAAGGCAGATGATATGGCGTGGGCTTTTAGCCTTTCGTCACTCGAGCTTCTCTACTTGAGTGCagtggatcttagtggagcaCAAAACTGGGACATGATGCTTCACATGATTCCCTCCTTAAAAGAGTTAAGTTTGTCACATTGTAGACTTTCCAATGTTAATCTTGGTCCTTTTCTTAATTCCAGTAGAATACTTCCTAATATAAAACACCTCGATCTTGGCTACAATTCTTTCAAAGGTCCACTCCCTGGCCTTCTTCAAAACATGACATCCCTAACATTCCTCAGTCTTTCTGGATTTAATCATAGTTTGGCATGGAACTTTCCAAAACTACTAAGCATGATCCCTTCTTTGTCAGAGCTTCATTTGTCAGGTTGTGGGCTGGATAAGACGCATCTATCTTCTCCACATCTTAATTACAGTACACTTTCTAACATCCAGCACCTCGATCTTAGCAATAATCCACTTGGAGGTATATTTCCATCTGTATTGACAAACATGAGCTCCCTAGAAGTCCTTGACCTTTCATATAACATGTTGAATTCATCTCTTCCTACTATGCCTAAACTTCTAGAGCTTCATCTTTCTGGTAACAAGTTTAAGCAGATTGAGGATGTTGGAATCTGGAGACAGTGCCACCTGAAACAATTGCGTGTGACAAATAATGTGTTCCGTATGGAAATGACTGACCCACCAACAAACGCATCAGAATGCTCCATATATGCTTTGGAGTTGCTGAAATTAAGTGGGAGTTTAAAAGGTAGAATTCCAGAAACACTTGGAGGACTGGCAAACTTAAGAGACCTTGATCTATCATACAACAAACTGACTGGTTCAATCCCTGAATCTGTAACAGGATTAAGATTTTTACAAGTACTATATCTATATGAAAACCAGTTGACTGGTCCCATTCCAGAATTCCTTGGGAATCTTACCCAACTTGCCCTTTCTTCTAACCAATTGAATGGTTCAATTCCAGAATCCCTTGGAAAATTAGCATCTTTAACAGATTTGGATCTAGGATCTAATTTGTTGGATGGGACCATTCCAGTTTCAATTGGGCAACTTGCCAAACTACGTACTCTCTCTATCTCTAACAATTCTTTAGAAGGAGCGGTTACCGAAGCCCATTTTGCTAATCTTTCAGTGTTGAAGCTCTTGGATGCTTCTTCTAACAGTAAGCTGACATTCAATGTTTCACGTGGGTGGATACCTCCATTCCAGTTGAGATATCTTTATCTCAGCTCTTGCAATATCGGGAATGGATTTCCGCAGTGGCTTCGACATCAGAGGAAACTTAAGAGGTTAGAGTTGTCCAATGCTACACTTTCGGGGCCGCTGCCCACATGGCTGCGGAAGATGCCCATCATCAATTTCTTAGATCTCTCTCACAACAAACTCAGCGGATCTTTGAAAAACCTTCCTAATGCGAAAAATGATGATGTATATGGGTTTTTTGTTCTATTACTTCTGGAATATAACCTTTTCAGTGGGTCAATTCCAAGGTCATTATGCAGAAGAACAGATTTGGAAGTGCTTGATCTTTCAAGAAACATGTTAAGTGGGAAAATTCCCAACTGTATGGGGAATCTGCAGGGTTTGGTTATCATGAGTATAAGCTCAAATCAGCTCTCTGGTGCCATTCCTAGCTCAATTGCTCTTTTTTCATCATTATTTTGGTTAAATTTGAACAAAAATAACTTTACTGGTGAAGTTCCTCCAGAATTAGGGAATCTACAAGGTTTGGAAGTCTTAGATTTGGGTGACAATAAATTATATGGAAATATACCCAATTGGATAGGGGAAAAACTTACATCTTTGGTAGTTTTGAGTTTACACAAAAACAACTTCACTGGTAGAATTCCTCCATCTCTTTGCAAAAATTCAAATCTTCAAATTTTGGATCTTGCATACAACAACTTAACTGGAACCATCCCTCGTTGTGTAGGAAACTTAAATGGCATGGTTGTGAGTCATCGGATGAATGAGAGTTATTTTGATCTCGATGATGATAAGAATGTGATTCAGGTCATGAAAGGTGTTGATCTTGAATATACAACAACTTGGGATATAGTGTTTAACATGGACCTTTCAAGCAATAAACTTGTGGGAGAAATACCGGTTGAGCTAACTGCACTTTCTTTGTTGGTGGGTCTGAATCTGTCTAATAATCATCTCAGAGGGGGTATTCCAGAGAGCATTGGAAAGATGAAGAAGTTGGAAACTCTTGATTTCTCAAAAAACAAGTTGAGCGGGAGCATCCCTCCAAGCATGGCAGCTTTGACTTTTTTGAGCCATTTgaatttgtcacacaacaacttgtCAGGACAAATTCCAACAGGAAATCAACTGCAGACGCTTATTGATGATCCATCAATATATGCTGGGAACAAACATCTATGTGGACCTCCATTGCAAAACACTTGCTCAAATCATCAagatccaacaacaacaacaagcaaGAAGAAACACAAAGCAGCTGATGAGAAGATGGAGGTATGGTTGTTTTATGTGGATATAATGAGTGGTTTTGGAACAGGGTTTTGGGGTGTTATTGGAGTTCTGATGTTCAAGAAGCAGTGGAGACACAAACTTTTCATGTTTGCTGAGGAAACCATGGATAAGATATACGTTGCAGTTGTGGTAAGAGTTGCCAAGTTCAAGAGAGGAAGAGAATAG
- the LOC128127759 gene encoding receptor-like protein 46 translates to MYFESTLSNVGLYLRRPVLRIVNYMLLFPVSQGYFEKRDRQAGKKNARQQQIAVGIDGASSAAVGGCRWQWLRRRPAEVIGGWDDQKRPHNSPISVLKPNCEDLTFLWSSFNLDFFYVVLNHIFLFGVGNVSVICSEQERVALLKFKQSVEDPFGMLSSWVGNECCMWERIQCDGVTGNVQRLHLKGDDYCLLVGKKVSSSLAELRHLKYLDLSQNYFQGSRIPEFIGSLKQLTYLNLSDANFDGIIPPHIGNLSNLKVLDLSSNYYENFLKADDMAWAFSLSSLELLYLSAVDLSGAQNWDMMLHMIPSLKELSLSHCRLSNVNLGPFPNSSRILPNIKHLDLGYNSFKGPLPGLLQNMTSLTCLSLSGFNLSLAWNFPNLLSMIPSLSELHLSGCRLDKMHLSSPHLNYSTLSNIQHLDLSNNPLGGIFPSVLTNMSSLEVLDLSDTMLNSSLPIMPKLLELHLSSNKFKEIEDVGIWRQCHLKQLRVTNNLFRMEMTDPPKNASECSQYFLELLELSQSLNGRIPETLGRLVNLRHLDLSYNKLTGSIPESVRGLRFLQVLDLSENQLTGPILEFLGNLTQLALSSNQLNGSIPESLGKLVALTKLYLRSNLLDGTIPVSIGQLAKLSHLFISNNSLEGAVTEAHFANLSVLKELDASSNTKLTFNVSRGWIPPFQLIYLSLSSCNIGNGFPQWLQHQRKLKRLELSNATLSGPLPTWLRKMPIINFLDLSHNKLSGSLKNLPNAGNGDVYGPFPALLLEYNLFNGSIPRSLCRRTDLEGLDLSRNMLSGKIPNCMGNLQGLAIMSISSNQLSGAIPSSIALISSLFWLNLNKNNFTGEVPPELGNLQGLRVLDLGDNKLYGNIPNWIGKKLTSLVVLSLDKNNFTGRIPPSLCKSSNLQILDLAYNNLTGTIPPCVGNLNGMVVSHSIYEHYPDFDSDKNVIQVMKGVDLEYTTTWSMVYNMDLSSNKLVGEIPVELTALSMLVGLNLSNNHLRGGIPESIGKMMKLETLDFSKNELSGRIPSSMAALTFLSHLNLSHNNLSGQIPTGNQLQTLIDDPSIYAGNKHLCGPPLQNTCSNHQDSTTTSKKKHKAADEKMEVWLFYVDIMSGFGTGFWGVIGVLMFKKQWRHKLFMFAEETMDKIYVAVVVRVAKFKRGRE, encoded by the exons atgtattttgaaagtacattgtcaaaCGTTGGATTATACTTGCGTAGACCCGTTTTGCGCATTGTTAACTATATGTTGCTGTTTCCGGTGTCACAG ggttATTTCGAGAAAAGAGATAGACAAGCCGGAAAAAAAAACGCAAGGCAGCAGCAAATAGCTGTTGGGATCGATGGAGCCAGCAGCGCCGCCGTGGGTGGCTGCAGATGGCAGTGGTTGCGGCGGCGGCCGGCAGAGGTCATTGGTGGCTGGGATGATCAGAAACGACCGCATAACTCTCCAATTTCAGTTTTGAAACCAAATTGTGAAG ATTTGACTTTTCTGTGGTCAAGCtttaatttggattttttttacgTTGTGTTAAA CCACATATTCTTGTTTGGGGTTGGAAATGTTAGTGTCATTTGCTCTGAGCAAGAGCGAGTTGCTCTCCTCAAGTTCAAACAGAGTGTTGAAGATCCTTTTGGAATGTTGTCATCATGGGTTGGAAATGAGTGTTGCATGTGGGAACGAATCCAGTGTGATGGTGTCACTGGAAATGTTCAACGCCTTCATCTCAAAGGAGATGACTATTGCCTCTTAGTCGGTAAAAAGGTGAGCTCTTCTTTGGCAGAGTTGAGGCATCTCAAATACCTCGACTTGAGTCAGAATTATTTTCAAGGAAGTCGGATCCCTGAGTTCATTGGATCATTGAAACAGCTGACCTACCTCAATCTCTCTGATGCTAATTTTGATGGTATTATTCCTCCTCACATTGGAAATCTTTCTAATTTAAAGGTTCTTGATCTCAGTTCAAACTATTATGAAAACTTTCTGAAGGCAGATGATATGGCGTGGGCTTTTAGCCTTTCGTCACTCGAGCTTCTCTACTTGAGTGCagtggatcttagtggagcaCAAAACTGGGACATGATGCTTCACATGATTCCCTCCTTAAAAGAGTTAAGTTTGTCACATTGTAGACTTTCCAATGTTAATCTTGGTCCTTTTCCTAATTCCAGTAGAATACTTCCTAATATAAAACACCTCGATCTTGGCTACAATTCTTTCAAAGGTCCACTCCCTGGCCTTCTTCAAAACATGACATCCCTAACATGCCTCAGTCTTTCTGGATTTAATCTTAGTTTGGCATGGAACTTTCCAAACCTACTAAGCATGATCCCTTCTTTGTCAGAGCTTCATTTGTCAGGTTGTAGGCTGGATAAGATGCATCTATCTTCTCCACATCTTAATTACAGTACACTTTCTAACATCCAGCACCTCGATCTTAGCAATAATCCACTTGGAGGTATATTTCCATCTGTATTGACAAACATGAGCTCCCTAGAAGTCCTTGACCTTTCAGATACCATGTTGAATTCATCGCTTCCTATTATGCCTAAACTTCTAGAGCTTCATCTTTCTTCTAACAAGTTTAAAGAGATTGAGGATGTTGGAATCTGGAGACAGTGCCACCTGAAACAATTGCGTGTGACAAATAATTTGTTCCGTATGGAAATGACTGACCCACCAAAAAACGCATCAGAATGCTCCCAATATTTTTTGGAGTTGCTGGAATTAAGTCAGAGTTTAAATGGTAGAATTCCAGAAACACTTGGAAGACTGGTGAATTTAAGACACCTTGATCTATCGTACAACAAACTGACTGGTTCAATCCCTGAATCTGTAAGAGGATTAAGATTTTTACAAGTACTTGATCTATCTGAAAACCAGTTGACTGGTCCCATTCTAGAATTCCTTGGGAATCTTACCCAACTTGCCCTTTCTTCTAACCAATTGAATGGTTCAATTCCAGAATCCCTTGGAAAATTAGTAGCTTTAACAAAATTGTATCTACGTTCTAATTTATTAGACGGGACTATTCCAGTTTCGATTGGGCAACTTGCCAAACTCAGTCATCTCTTTATCTCTAACAATTCTTTAGAAGGAGCGGTTACCGAAGCCCATTTTGCTAATCTTTCAGTGTTGAAGGAATTGGATGCTTCTTCTAATACTAAGCTGACATTCAATGTTTCACGTGGGTGGATACCTCCATTCCAGTTGATATATCTTTCTCTCAGCTCTTGCAATATCGGGAATGGATTTCCGCAGTGGCTTCAACATCAGAGGAAACTTAAGAGGTTAGAGTTGTCCAATGCTACACTTTCGGGGCCGCTGCCCACATGGCTGCGGAAGATGCCCATCATTAATTTCTTAGATCTCTCTCATAACAAACTCAGTGGATCTTTGAAAAACCTTCCTAATGCAGGAAATGGTGATGTATATGGGCCTTTTCCTGCATTACTTCTGGAATATAACCTTTTCAATGGGTCGATTCCAAGGTCATTATGCAGAAGAACAGATTTGGAAGGGCTTGATCTTTCAAGAAACATGTTAAGTGGGAAAATTCCCAACTGTATGGGGAATCTGCAGGGTTTGGCTATCATGAGTATAAGCTCAAATCAGCTCTCTGGTGCCATTCCTAGCTCAATTGCTCTTATTTCATCATTATTTTGGTTAAATTTGAACAAAAATAACTTTACTGGTGAAGTTCCTCCAGAATTAGGGAATCTACAAGGTTTGCGAGTCTTAGATTTGGGTGACAATAAATTATATGGAAATATACCCAATTGGATAGGGAAAAAACTTACATCTTTGGTAGTTCTGAGTTTAGACAAAAACAACTTCACTGGTAGAATTCCTCCATCTCTTTGCAAAAGTTCAAATCTTCAAATTTTGGATCTTGCATACAACAACTTAACCGGAACCATCCCTCCGTGTGTAGGAAACTTAAATGGCATGGTTGTGAGTCACTCGATATATGAGCATTATCCAGATTTCGATTCTGATAAGAATGTGATTCAGGTCATGAAAGGTGTTGATCTTGAATATACAACAACTTGGAGTATGGTTTATAACATGGACCTTTCAAGCAATAAACTTGTGGGAGAAATACCTGTTGAGCTCACTGCACTTTCCATGTTGGTGGGTCTGAATCTGTCTAATAATCATCTGAGAGGGGGTATTCCAGAGAGCATTGGAAAGATGATGAAGTTGGAAACTCTTGATTTCTCAAAAAACGAGTTGAGCGGGAGGATCCCTTCAAGCATGGCGGCTTTGACTTTTTTGAGCCATTTgaatttgtcacacaacaacttgtCGGGTCAAATTCCAACAGGAAATCAACTGCAGACGCTTATTGATGATCCATCAATATATGCTGGGAACAAACATCTATGTGGACCTCCATTGCAAAACACTTGCTCAAATCATCAAGATTCAACAACAACAAGCAAGAAGAAACACAAAGCAGCTGATGAGAAGATGGAGGTATGGTTGTTTTATGTGGATATAATGAGTGGTTTTGGAACAGGGTTTTGGGGTGTTATTGGAGTTCTGATGTTCAAGAAGCAGTGGAGACACAAACTTTTCATGTTTGCTGAGGAAACCATGGATAAGATATACGTTGCAGTTGTGGTAAGAGTTGCCAAGTTCAAGAGAGGAAGAGAATAG